A genomic region of Zea mays cultivar B73 chromosome 6, Zm-B73-REFERENCE-NAM-5.0, whole genome shotgun sequence contains the following coding sequences:
- the LOC100285412 gene encoding dynamin-related protein 1A (The RefSeq protein has 2 substitutions compared to this genomic sequence), which produces MDNLITLVNKLQRACTALGDHGEESALPTLWDSLPAIAVVGGQSSGKSSVLESVVGKDFLPRGSGIVTRRPLVLQLHRIDGDREYAEFIHLPRKRFTDFAAVRKEIADETDRETGRSKQISTVPIHLSIFSPHVVNLTLIDLPGLTKVAVDGQPESIVHDIENMVRSYIEKPNCIILAVSPANQDLATSDAIKISREVDPKGERTFGVLTKIDLMDKGTDAVDILEGRSYRLQTPWVGVVNRSQQDINKNVDMIAARRREREYFASTPEYKHMASRMGSEYLGKMLSKHLEQVIKSRIPGIQSLITKTIAELETELNRLGKPIANDAGGKLYTIMEICRMFDGIYKEHLDGVRPGGEKVYHVFDNQFPVAIKRLQFDKQLSMENVRKLITEADGYQPHLIAPEQGYRRLIESCLISIRGPAEAAVDAVHAILKDLVRKAINETHELKQFPTLRVEVGNAAFESLDRMRDESKKNTLKLVDMECSYLTVDFFRKLPQDVEKGGNPSHSIFDRYNDSYLRRIGQTVLSYVNMVCSTLRNSIPKSIVYCQVREAKRSLLDHFFTEPGAREMKQLSKLLDEDPAVMERRTNLAKRLELYRSAQSEIDAVAWSK; this is translated from the exons ATGGATAACTTGATCACCCTCGTCAACAAGCTGCAGAGGGCTTGCACGGCTCTCGGAGACCACGGAGAGGAGAGCGCCCTCCCGACGCTCTGGGACTCGCTGCCGGCTATCGCCGTCGTTGGAGGACAG AGCTCTGGTAAATCATCTGTGTTGGAGAGCGTGGTTGGGAAGGATTTCCTACCGAGGGGTTCAG GCATTGTAACCCGGCGGCCGCTGGTGCTGCAGCTCCACAGAATTGATGGTGACAGGGAATATGCAGAGTTCATGCATCTTCCGAGAAAGAGATTTACAGATTTTG CTGCTGTGAGAAAGGAGATAGCTGATGAAACTGACCGAGAAACAGGCCGTTCAAAGCAAATATCAACTGTCCCTATCCATTTAAGCATATTTTCTCCCCATG TTGTGAATCTTACTCTTATTGATCTTCCTGGGCTTACTAAAGTAGCAGTTG ATGGCCAACCGGAGAGTATTGTACATGACATTGAAAACATGGTTCGCTCATATATTGAAAAG CCAAATTGTATCATTCTGGCTGTGTCCCCAGCCAATCAGGACCTTGCTACTTCTGATGCAATCAAGATTTCACGGGAAGTTGATCCCAAAG GTGAAAGGACCTTTGGTGTGCTCACAAAAATTGATCTGATGGATAAGGGTACCGATGCTGTTGAT ATACTGGAAGGAAGATCTTACCGTCTCCAAACACCATGGGTTGGTGTTGTTAATCGATCCCAACAAGACATCAACAAGAATGTGGACATGATTGCTGCTAGGCGTAGAGAGCGAGAGTATTTTGCATCTACACCAGAATATAAGCACATGGCTTCTAGGATGGGATCTGAATATTTAGGAAAGATGCTTTCAAAG CATTTGGAACAAGTGATCAAATCAAGGATTCCGGGGATCCAATCTCTTATAACAAAGACAATTGCAGAGCTGGAAACTGAACTTAATCGTCTTGGAAAACCCATTGCTAATGATGCTGGG GGGAAGCTGTACACGATCATGGAAATATGCCGTATGTTTGATGGTATTTACAAAGAGCATCTGGATGGAGT GCGCCCTGGCGGAGAGAAAGTTTACCATGTCTTCGACAATCAATTTCCTGTAGCTATTAAACGATTGCAGTTTGATAAACAACTCTCTATGGAAAATGTGAGGAAGCTTATAACAGAGGCTGATGGATACCAGCCTCACTTGATAGCTCCAGAACAAGGATATAGACGCCTTATAGAATCTTGTCTTATTAGTATCAGAGGTCctgctgaggcggctgttgacgcG GTCCATGCAATTCTCAAGGACCTTGTCCGCAAGGCTATCAATGAAACACAT GAACTGAAGCAGTTTCCCACCCTTCGTGTGGAAGTAGGCAATGCAGCTTTTGAGTCATTGGATAGAATGAGGGATGAAAGCAAGAAAAATACATTAAAGCTAGTTGACATGGAATGCAGCTACTTGACAGTAGATTTCTTCAGGAAGCTTCCTCAGGATGTTGAGAAGGGTGGAAATCCAAGCCACTCTATTTTTGATAGATATAATGACTCTTATCTTAGACGAATTG GACAAACTGTTCTGTCATATGTTAATATGGTGTGTTCGACCTTGAGGAACTCCATCCCAAAATCTATTGTTTATTGTCAAGTGCGAGAGGCCAAGCGCTCGCTGCTCGATCACTTCTTCACTGAACTGGGAGCAAGAGAG ATGAAGCAGCTTTCCAAACTTCTTGACGAAGACCCAGCAGTCATGGAACGCAGAACTAACCTTGCAAAGAGGCTCGAGCTGTACCGGAGTGCCCAATCCGAAATTGATGCCGTTGCATGGTCCAAATAG
- the LOC103630712 gene encoding tetraspanin-6, producing MSASASRRRRRSRRTGGRTCSTGAASDEREREQEKEEKQKDRRSYEQSGSCKPPTACQYSGGMPVGAQDEDSYRWNAPDILCYRCDSCRAGVMEQVRQDWHKIFVLDVAVLAALVCICSCGCCAFRNARHSRSQYPYGVNQTSKINPRWDYWWR from the exons ATGAGCGCGAGCGCGAGCAGGAGAAGGAGGAGAAGCAGAAGGACCGGCGGTCGTACGTGTTCGACCGGCGCAGCCTCCGACGAGCGCGAGCGCGAGCAGGAGAAGGAGGAGAAGCAGAAGGACCGGCGGTCGTACGAGCAGTCCGGCTCCTGCAAGCCGCCGACGGCGTGCCAGTACAGCGGAGGCATGCCAGTCGGGGCGCAGGACGAGGACTCCTACCGGTGGAACGCCCCGGACATCCTCTGCTACCGGTGCGACTCGTGCAGGGCCGGCGTGATGGAGCAGGTGCGCCAAGACTGGCACAAGATCTTTGTGCTCGACGTCGCCGTGCTCGCCGCTCTCGTCTGCATCTGCTCATGCGGGTGTTGTGCCTTCAGGAACGCTCGCCACTCCCGGTCCCAGTACCCATACGGGGTAAACCAAACGTCCAAGATAAACCCACGCTGGGACTACTG GTGGCGATGA
- the LOC103630711 gene encoding tetraspanin-6, whose amino-acid sequence MPVGAQDEDSYRWNAPDILCYRCDSCRAGVMEQVRQDWHKIFVLDVAVLAALVCICSCGCCAFRNARHSRSQYPYGVNQTSKINPRWDYWWR is encoded by the exons ATGCCAGTCGGGGCGCAGGACGAGGACTCCTACCGGTGGAACGCCCCGGACATCCTCTGCTACCGGTGCGACTCGTGCAGGGCCGGCGTGATGGAGCAGGTGCGCCAAGACTGGCACAAGATCTTTGTGCTCGACGTCGCCGTGCTCGCCGCTCTCGTCTGCATCTGCTCATGCGGGTGTTGTGCCTTCAGGAACGCTCGCCACTCCCGGTCCCAGTACCCATACGGGGTAAACCAAACGTCCAAGATAAACCCACGCTGGGACTACTG GTGGCGATGA